TATCCGCCCGCCTGAAGGATCCGATGTTTTCCCTTCTGATAAGGCTGCCTTCGATCACGGCCGAAAGTGTTATTACCGAGGCCTTGAGGTCCTCTAACAGGAAAAAATTCTCAGAATCGTTTACTTCTACCCTGCTGATATAATCGAAAAGTTCCAGCAGTTTATTCTTTCCCCGGAGGAGCAGATCCTCACTTCGGCAGATGCCGGCATAATCCCAGGCAATATTCCTTATTTCTCTTTTTATTCGAGTCAGTTTGTCCTCTGTTGCGGGAATTCCACCGTTCCGGCAAATGGAGGCACGGCACATCTTTTCAGAAGAAATTTTGCTCGTCCCTGATGAGACCGCCCACCTTGCCGCTCCACGGCCTGCCCACATGCCCGATAACACACATTCTGTCAGGGCGTTTCCGCCCCGACGGTTCGCCCCGTGAAGCCCCCACACGAGCTCTCCACAGGCAAAAAGCCCGGGGATTGCGGTCATACCCTGCTCATCAACCTTCACTCCCCCCATGAAAAAATGTGCCACCGGAAGTATTCGGGCAGGCGTGCGCCTGAAGTCGTGCCTGATACGAGCCAGGCGGCACAGAGGAGGAATTTCCCAAAAAGAAGACGGGACTCCGGTGTAATCTATGTAAACGCCTCCATTTTTTGAGGTCTCTTCAACGATTATAAGGCTTAATCTGTCCCGCTGAAAGCGAACGGCCTTATTCAACTGCTCCAGGCCGTATTTCTCTATGAGGTCTACGCCTTTTGAATTTCTGAGCATAGTCCCCGGTGGATGTGGAGGTGCAAGCATGAGGGCAGGCAGGCCGGGCTCCGCCAGTGCAATCGGATAAAACTGCACCAGTTCCATATCATACAGGACGAGCCCCAATGCGGCGGCCAGAGCATAGCCATACCCCACTATTGCCTTGTGATTATCACTTCGCTTGTAAAGGGCAGCACCTCCACCGGTGGCAAGTATGACGGAAGATGCGCTTATGTTCAAAACATCACCGGATCGGTTAAAGGCCACCACACCGCAGACAGAACCGGATGTTTCGCCGTCAAGAAGGACCTTTTTTACTAAAGTTCTTTCGAAAACCCGTATTCTCGGATAGGCAGTCAACCGTTTTCTCAAAACCGACATCAGATAACTTCCCGGCGGTTGAGTTTTCCGATCCGGCGATACCCTGTAGTGATCGGATTCTTCTACGATGTTCACTCCCAGGCTGCGTAGCCACTCTACGGCGGTAAGGGCTTTTGAAGCCACGCGGCGCAAATAACCTTCATCATTCAGAAATCCTCCGGCTTTTAGGGTATCGGCAATGTAGGCCTCGATGGTGTAAGTGGACGTCGGTCCTGCAAAAACGCCGTTTGACAAGGCAGAATTACTTCCAAATCCTACCGGAGCGAGGGATAGTACAACCACATCGACACCACTTCTTGCCGCTTCAAGGGCGGCCGTTATACCCGCAAGCCCAGCTCCTGCAACGACGACGTCGGTGGATAGGGTTCGTATTGACACGGCAGAGTACTCCCTCAATTTGGTTACCTCTATAAGCCCGTCAGGATACCTACGGAATCAGGATAATGAGATAAGTGATTGCCGGCAACGGATTTTTTCCCTCAGGGATGCGGGGAAAAATTTTGGGGTTTTATGAGTTCCTGTTGACAGGGCTGGGGTGATGAGGCTATTTTATACATCGTTATAAGAAATGGTGTTTCACATGGTGGAATGATATGGCCGACTCATCCCTCGAGAAAGCACTTCGTTTACTTCTGTGTTTTACGCCTGAACGGCCCGTCTGGGGCGTAAGAGAACTGGCTCAGGCCCTGGGATTCAGCCCTCCTACGGTTCAGCGTATGGTCAGGTCCTTGTGTAAGTACGGGTTTCTTGAGCAGGACCGGGAAAGCAGGCGATACCGGCCCGGTTTCGTCTATTTCCGTTTTGTGGAAACCATTCAGAGCCAGTTCCCTCTGGAAAAGACGGCCACACCCGTTATGAAGGCTCTATGTGCGAAAACGGGGGAAACAACCCACCTGAACGTCATCGACGGAAAAGAACGCCTCTGCATAAGCAGTATAGAATCTCCTCAGCACTTAAAAGGCGGAATGCCCGTAGGCAATAGATCGCCCCTTTATGCCGGGGCTTCTTCCAAGTGCCTTCTCGCATTCTCCGAAGATACCTTTATAGAGGACATTCTGAACTCCATTCCCCTGAAACCTCTTACGGAAAACACGATAACCGACAGAGCACGGTTAAAAGAGGAAATAAAGTCTATCAGATTGCGGGGGTATTCCGTGAGCCTGGGAGAAAGAACCCCCGGGCTGGGTTCTTTAAGCGTACCGGTATTCGGTCCAAACGGGAATATTCTCGGAGCTCTTAGCCTGGCCATTCCTGAAGTAAGGTTTCGTGACATAGCCCATCGAAATCATTGCCTGAGGGAGCTTCTAAATGCGGGAGAGACTCTCTCCCGGAACATGGGATATGGAGGCAGGTATCCAAAAGAATTCTCCGAAGAGGGTCAATCATGAAGGGTTCAGACAAGCCGCTCAAAGGTATTAAAGTCCTGGATTTGAGCCGTGTACTGGCCGGCCCCTATTGCAGCATGATGCTCGGAGATCTGGGCGCCGATGTAATCAAAGTTGAAAAGCCGGGTGAAGGGGATGAAACCCGAGCCTGGGGTCCCCCGAACGCCGGTGGTGAATCGGCCTATTACCTTTGCGTGAACCGCAATAAAAGAAGCATAACCGTTGACATGAAAACCCCGGAAGGGCAGGAAATCATTCGTAAACTTGCCGAACGATCAGATGTGGTGCTGGAAAATTATAAGGTCGGTACCCTTCAGCGCCTAGGTCTCGGTTACGAAGATCTTAAGAAGATCAATCCACGGCTTATCTACTGCTCCATTACGGGATTTGGTCAGTATGGACCTTATAAGGACCGCCCGGGGTACGACTTCATCATTCAGGGTATGGGCGGCATAATGAGTATAACAGGCGAGCCCGACGGCCCCCCGATGAAGGTGGGGGTTGCAATCGTGGACATAACCGCGGGACTTTTTGCATGTTCCTCTATTCTTGCCGCACTTTATCACCGGGAACGTACGGGCAGAGGGCAGTATATCGACATCGCTCTTCTTGACTCCGTCGTTGCCTGGCTTGCCAACGTGGGAAGCAATTATCTCATATCGGGAGAACTGCCCAAGCGTTACGGAAATGCTCATCCCAATATCGTACCCTACGAGCCTTTTAAGACAAAAGACGGAACATATATAGCCGTCGGCGTCGGGAATGATAGGCAGTGGCAGGTATTCTGCAAAATAATCGGCTTGGAAGAACTTGCAAAGGATCCAAGGTTCGCAACCAACCCTCAGCGGGTCGTGAACAGAAAGGAGCTCATACCGATTATTGCCGGGAAGATGCTTGAAAAGACATCGGAAGAATGGCTCCGGGAACTGGAGAAAAACAAAATACCCTGCGGACCCATAAATACGCTCGACAGGGTATTTTCCGACCCGCAGGTTCAGGCAAGGCAGATGGTTGTGGAAGTGCCCCACCCTACGGCCGGATCAATCAAACTGGTAGCAAGTCCTATGAAGTTTTCCGACACACCCTGTACGGTGGATCGTTATCCTCCACTTCTAGGTGAACACACAGAAGAGGTTTTATCCGAACTGGGATATTCGGCTGAAGAAATCGCCCGATTAAGGAAGAAGGGGGTTATATGAAAGAAGCCGTGGTGATTTTCTGCAACGGGGTTGTGGGTGTTTTCGCGGTAATGTGTGTGCTCTATGGTGCGATTAGGCTGATGGAAATCCTGTTAAAACTGATTTCTGCGGGAGAAGCCGGCAATGGAGATTAGCCTGATTCGGTCATTTCTTGAAAACATGGGTCTATTTCATCTGACCTTCGGCACTGTTGTTATGTATGCCGTTGCGGGATCGCTGATCTACCTGGCCATAGCGAAAAAATTTGAACCCCTATTGCTCCTTCCCATCGGCTTTGGAATTCTCGTGGCGAATATGCCGCTTACGGGTCTGATGACGCCTCACGAAGGCCTGTTGTGGAAGTTTTACCATTATGGAATCCAGTGGGAGGTCATACCACCACTCATTTTCCTGGGTCTTGGAGCCATGACGGACTTCGGTCCTTTGCTTTCAAGGCCTTCGCTCATTTTTCTGGGAGCAGGTGCTCAGGTTGGGGTTTACATAACCTTTTTCTCCGCAAATCTCGTGGGGTTTTCTCCGGCCGAGTCGGCGACGATCGGTATAATCGGAGGAGCCGACGGACCCACGACCATATATCTTGCGAGCAAGCTTTCGCCGCACATGCTCGGGAGCTGTGCCGTTGCAGCCTATTCCTACATGGCGCTGGTGCCCATAATCCAGCCTCCCGTAATCAGGCTACTTACAACGGCTTCCGAACGGCAGATTGTGATGAAAAAATCCAGAAAGGTCGGACGACTTGAAAAAATCCTATTTCCTCTGACGGCCACCTTCGTGGTGGTCCTGCTGGTCCCGGCTTCGGCCCCTCTAATGGCGATGTTTATGCTGGGCAATCTTTTTCGTGAATCGGGGGTCGTGGAAAGGCTTTCGTCGGCCGCTCAGAACGAACTCATGAACATTGTAACCATTTTCCTCGGCATATCGGTCGGGGCCACGATGAATGCCGAGACCTTTCTGAAACCGGATGTGCTATTCATATTCTTTCTGGGGCTTTTTGCCTTTGCGGTAAGTACGGCTTCCGGGGTGTTAATCGCGAAGCTTATGAATCTGGTCCTCTCCGAGAAAATAAACCCGATGATCGGTGCCGCGGGGGTATCGGCAGTACCCATGTCAGCCCGTGTTGTTCATCAAATGGGACAGGCTGCAAACAGAAAGAACTATCTTTTGATGCATGCAATGGGACCCAATATTGCCGGAGTAATAGGCACGATAGTGGCAGCGGGTATATTCCTTACGTACCTGAAATAACAAACGAAGGAGGCAAGCAATGGCTGAAGAGGTAAGAGCTCCAATGGTGGGGAAGATAGTAAAGATACTGGTAAAGCCCGGTGATCGGGTTGAGGAAGATCAGGAAATTATGGTCATGGAGTCGATGAAGCTTGAGAGCAGCATCTTTGCACCCTGCAGCGGTGTGGTCAAAGAAATCAAAGTATCGGAAGGGGATCGGATTGAAGAAGACGATCTCCTTGCGGTCATAGAATAGTAACACCGGGAGGTCGGGGATATGAATTTTGAACTTACAGAAGAACAGAGGATGGTTCAGGAGCAGGCCCGGCGTTTTGCCGAGCAGGAGATTCTTCCGAATCTTGAGAAGGAAGAGGCGAACCACGAGTTCGTCCGGGAACGCGTGAAGAAAATGGGTGAGCTGGGTTTTTTCGGCTGCTGCATTCCCGAAGAGTATGGCGGTAACGGCATGGGCTTCATGGAATCGGTTCTGATGACGGAACAGATCGCCTGTGTATCTCCTTCATGGAGGCTGCCTTTCAATATGCAGAACATAGGCCCTGCTCTTACGGTCTATCAATTCGGTACGGAAGAGCAAAAGAGAAAGTACATTCCGGGATGGGTTTCCGGGGAAAAGATAGGGTTTTTCGCAATCACCGAGCCGAATGCGGGATCGGATGTTGCGGGAATGAGAACCACTGCGAGGGAAGACGGAGATTCCTGGGTTCTGACCGGGCAGAAGATGTGGATTACCAACGCTCCCATTGGCGACGTGGGCCTGGTTTACGCCTATACGGACAAAGAAAAAAAATATAAGGGGATGACCTGCTTCATCGTTGACATAAGAAATACCCCCGGGATCGAAACACGAGAAATAGAAACCAAGCTGGGGCTTCCCTGCTCGCCTACAGGAGAAATAATTTTCGACGAAGCAAGGATTCCAAAGGATGCCGTGCTGGGTCAGGTGGGGGAAGGATTTAAGATCTGCATGTGGATGCTTAACAACACCAGGTTGAGCTGTGCTGCGGGAGCCCTTGGAGTTGCAGGAGCATGTCTGGAACATGCTATCAAATATGCAAACGAGCGGACTCAGTTCGGTCAGCCGATATCACGCTTCCAGATGATTCAGTCTCAGATTGCCGAAATGGTTGCCGAACACGAGGCGGCAAAGCTCCTCGTGTATCAGGCTGCATATCTTAAAGACCAGGGCAAGCCCAACCAGCTACAGACTTCTATCGCCAAGTATTATGCCTCGGAAGTAGCCGTCAAAGCGGCAAACGAAGCAATGAAGATTTTCGGCTCCTACGGTTTTTCTCTTGAATATCCCATCGCCCGCTTTTTCCGGGACGTAAAGTCTTATCAGATTGTTGAGGGAACCTCTAACATTCAAAAGCTAATCATCGCCGGCATAGCCCTGGGTCATCAGCCCAATCGATAGAACAGAGGGGAGGAACCATGGCAAAAGAATGGAAGGAGTTAATAGCGGAGCTTGAAGCCGAAAAGGAAAGGCTCCGTCAAGGGGGCGGTAAGGAGCTTCAGGAAAAGGAACATGCCAAGGGTAAGCTCACCGCAAGGGAGAGAATAAATCTTCTGTGCGATCCCGGTACTTTTGAAGAATACGATCTCTTTGCGAAACACATAGGCAGAGATTACGGCCTGGACAAAAAGGAGCTGCCTGCGGACGGCGTAATAATCGGTTTCGGAAAGGTAAACGGCCGCGGTTGTATGCTCTACGTGGAAGATTTTACCGTGGTTGCCGGAACCTTTGGAGAACGCCACGGGAAGAAGATCTGCAAAATAATCGACATGGCCAGGACTTACGGTTATCCGGTGGTGGGAATAAACGATTCCGGCGGGGCACGGGTTACGGAGCAGATGGGAGCACTCTCTCAATACGGCCAGCTCTTCTACCGCCATGTACAGGCATCAGGCGTGGTGCCTCAGATTGCTCTGATTATGGGGCCTGTTGCCGGAGGCCAGGCTTACTCACCTGCTCTCATGGATTTCATCTTTATGGTCGACAAAACCAGTTCCATGTTCATCGCCGGCCCTCCTCTGGTAGAAGCTGTGGTTTACGAGAAAACGGACGAGCAGTCACTGGGCGGCCCTGATGTACATGCCCGAATTACCGGCGTTTCCGACGGAACCTGGAAAGACGACCGGGAATGCCTCGAAATGACAAGGCGGCTTCTTTCATACCTTCCTCTCAACAACAAAGAACGCCCGCCCTATGTAGAACCCGACGACTCTCCTGATCGAACGACAGAGGAGCTGGAAAATATCATTCCCACGGATCAGAAGAAGCTCTATGACATGCATCGGGTAATCGAGGTGATTTTCGATCGAGGTTCCTTCTTCGAACTGAAGAAAGAATTCGCCAAAAACATAATAATCGGCTTTGCGAGACTGAACGGCCATGTCGTAGGGGTTGTCGCAAATAATCCCGTGAAGTATAATGGAGCTTTAGACTACAACGCTGCAGACAAAGGATCCAGATTCATAAGATTTTGCAACGCCTTCAACATTCCTCTGATTAACCTTCAGGACGTGCCGGGCTTTCTGATCGGAACGAAGTCAGAACATAATGCCATAATAAGACACGGTGCCAAGATGCTCTACGCCTACGGCGAGGCAACGGTACCCAAGATCACCTGCGTTCTAAGAAAGGCCTATGCGGGCGGCTACCTGGCAATGTGCAGTAAAGATCTGGGGGCCGATGTCGTGTATGCACTCCCCACGGCCGAAATATGCCTCATGGGGCCTCAGGGCGCCGTGAATATACTGTTCCGAAAAGAGATCGCAGCGGCGGAGAATCCCGAGGAAGTGAGGGCAAAGAGAGAAGCGGAATTCATGGAAAAGTACGTTAATCCCACTTATGCTGCAGGGCTACAGCACATTGACGACATCATAACCCCTGCTGAAGTTCGTGCTCGCCTCATCCGGGCACTGGAGATGACCCTTAACAAGGTTGAAAAATCTCCCGATCGAAAACACGGCATTACTCCCGTCTGAGAATTCTTCCTCCATTGAAGTCCAATCACATTTGATCTTGTTCAATTCGACCGAACTGTTGTAGAAGGTAGGAGGCATCCACAGGTTGCCTCCTCCTTCTGGGTTTGGGTACGAAACGGGAACCCACAGCCGATTTACAATTAGGTACGGAGTTCTCCTATGGAAAAGATCATACGACGTTTTTCATCGATTCTGGCGCTTATAGCAGCCCTTTACAGTTTGTACTGGGTTATCCATCCCCATACGCCTATGGCCCGCTTTCATGTACTCGTGCTTGATATAACCCAGGTCAGTCGGGCCACTCATGTGTTTTTTCTCGTACTGGTCGGATACCTTTTATCCTGGGAGAAAGGAAGAACTCGCATAACGCCGGGAAGTGCTCTGCTTTTCTGCTTATCCCTTGTACCTCTCTATGCCTTTCTTCAACTGAGAATGCCCGTTTTTTATAAAGCACTGGCGCTGATTTACTGGGCGGTAGCGATATTGCCCACGGTTGTGCCGGGTATAAGAAGATTTTGTGACATTGCCGCTGCCCTGCTTTGTGTAGTTCCTTACCTGTACCAGGTTTTGAATTTTGAAGAACTCATCGAGAGGGCAATGTTTCCCGAGCATGCCGATCTGGTTATGGGCATAGGTCTTGTGTACCTGGTACTGGGCCTTGTTTATCGTTTTACAGGATCCGTGCTGCCAATACTTGTTCTGTTTTTCTTTGCCTACAATCTCCACGGGAGGAAATTCCCGGGAGTCTTTGCTCACGCTCCTTTTCCGGTGGATCTTCTTATAGGAAAGCTCTATTGCGAGACCGAAGCCGGGCTTTTCGGAATAATAACGGGAGTGTCCATGAAGTACCTGGTGTACTTCACGATTCTCGGAGGTATCGTGGCGGCACTCCAGATCGGGAAAATTCTGGCAAACATATCGGCCATAGCCGTTGGGAAAGGGCCTGATGGGCCTGCCAGGGTTACGAGCGTGGCATCTATTTTTATGGGTATGTTCAGCGGGTCGGGTGCTGCCGACACCCAGTTCGTAAGCACGATAGTCAGGCCCATGTACGAGAGAGCCGGCTACGACCGTCTGGTTGCTGCAGGTGTTGCCGCTACGGCGGGAACCATTGCAATGGTAACTCCACCCATCCTGGGCTCGATGGCCTTTATCATGGTTGAAATCCTTTCAATACCCTATCTCTGGGTATGCATTATGGCTCTCGGCCCTATGGTCATGTACCTCGTGGCAATTCTTGCATACAATGCTTTTTACGTTCGCAAAGAAGGAATTAAATCCGTTGAAGTGCGTGAAGACCTGAACCGCTCTTATCTTTTTAGATATTCCTACATCTTTGTTCCCATTTTTGTAATTATTGCCTGCATATATCTGGGCTATCCCGTGTCTGCCGCTGTAACTTCGGCAATCTTCCTGTTCATAATCTTCGGCTATATAGATAAAACCGTTCGCCCGAAAAGCTTCAAGGTCATCCTAAACGGTTTGGCCTCAGGCTTTGAACATCTCATCCCTATCGGAATTGCCGTTGTTGCAGCCAATATCATAATGACCCTTATGGTTATCACCGGTCTGCCTTCGAAGTTCTCTCAGTTCCTGCTACAGCTATCGGCACAAAACCTCATCATAGCCACCGTTTTCGCCGCAATTTTCACTCTTATTATGGGAATGGGGGTGCCTCCGACGGCGACTTACGTTATCTCGTCCTCTCTTACCGCTCCGGCAATTCAGCAGATAGCCGTGGCAAACGGTGTCCCTTCAGATGCCGCTCTGCTTGCAACCCACATGTTCCTTATGTATTATGCAATTCTTGCGGATGTAACACCGCCGGTTGCTTTGTCCGGGTATGCTGCTGCATCGGTCTTCGGAACACACCCGCTGAAAACGGGAGTTTATGCGGCCAAGGTTGCTCTTCCAAAGTACATCTTCGGGTTCTCTTTCATACTCTCCTATTACGGTACGGCTCTCCTTGCCATGCCTATGGTCGTGCACGAAGGCCTTTCACACAGCTGGCTATCCATCCTGAGCAGATACGCTCTCGTAGCAGTTGCAGTGGTTCTTATGAGTGCTGCCACGGTTGGTTACACGAGAAGAACTCTCAGTCGAATCGAATCGGTC
This Thermodesulforhabdus norvegica DNA region includes the following protein-coding sequences:
- a CDS encoding acetyl-CoA carboxylase biotin carboxyl carrier protein subunit, yielding MAEEVRAPMVGKIVKILVKPGDRVEEDQEIMVMESMKLESSIFAPCSGVVKEIKVSEGDRIEEDDLLAVIE
- the acd gene encoding glutaryl-CoA dehydrogenase Acd is translated as MNFELTEEQRMVQEQARRFAEQEILPNLEKEEANHEFVRERVKKMGELGFFGCCIPEEYGGNGMGFMESVLMTEQIACVSPSWRLPFNMQNIGPALTVYQFGTEEQKRKYIPGWVSGEKIGFFAITEPNAGSDVAGMRTTAREDGDSWVLTGQKMWITNAPIGDVGLVYAYTDKEKKYKGMTCFIVDIRNTPGIETREIETKLGLPCSPTGEIIFDEARIPKDAVLGQVGEGFKICMWMLNNTRLSCAAGALGVAGACLEHAIKYANERTQFGQPISRFQMIQSQIAEMVAEHEAAKLLVYQAAYLKDQGKPNQLQTSIAKYYASEVAVKAANEAMKIFGSYGFSLEYPIARFFRDVKSYQIVEGTSNIQKLIIAGIALGHQPNR
- a CDS encoding FAD-binding protein, with amino-acid sequence MSIRTLSTDVVVAGAGLAGITAALEAARSGVDVVVLSLAPVGFGSNSALSNGVFAGPTSTYTIEAYIADTLKAGGFLNDEGYLRRVASKALTAVEWLRSLGVNIVEESDHYRVSPDRKTQPPGSYLMSVLRKRLTAYPRIRVFERTLVKKVLLDGETSGSVCGVVAFNRSGDVLNISASSVILATGGGAALYKRSDNHKAIVGYGYALAAALGLVLYDMELVQFYPIALAEPGLPALMLAPPHPPGTMLRNSKGVDLIEKYGLEQLNKAVRFQRDRLSLIIVEETSKNGGVYIDYTGVPSSFWEIPPLCRLARIRHDFRRTPARILPVAHFFMGGVKVDEQGMTAIPGLFACGELVWGLHGANRRGGNALTECVLSGMWAGRGAARWAVSSGTSKISSEKMCRASICRNGGIPATEDKLTRIKREIRNIAWDYAGICRSEDLLLRGKNKLLELFDYISRVEVNDSENFFLLEDLKASVITLSAVIEGSLIRRENIGSFRRADIENPPLSRSEFHSRLVYEPSNESLFSRSGR
- a CDS encoding sodium ion-translocating decarboxylase subunit beta; amino-acid sequence: MEISLIRSFLENMGLFHLTFGTVVMYAVAGSLIYLAIAKKFEPLLLLPIGFGILVANMPLTGLMTPHEGLLWKFYHYGIQWEVIPPLIFLGLGAMTDFGPLLSRPSLIFLGAGAQVGVYITFFSANLVGFSPAESATIGIIGGADGPTTIYLASKLSPHMLGSCAVAAYSYMALVPIIQPPVIRLLTTASERQIVMKKSRKVGRLEKILFPLTATFVVVLLVPASAPLMAMFMLGNLFRESGVVERLSSAAQNELMNIVTIFLGISVGATMNAETFLKPDVLFIFFLGLFAFAVSTASGVLIAKLMNLVLSEKINPMIGAAGVSAVPMSARVVHQMGQAANRKNYLLMHAMGPNIAGVIGTIVAAGIFLTYLK
- a CDS encoding IclR family transcriptional regulator, with protein sequence MADSSLEKALRLLLCFTPERPVWGVRELAQALGFSPPTVQRMVRSLCKYGFLEQDRESRRYRPGFVYFRFVETIQSQFPLEKTATPVMKALCAKTGETTHLNVIDGKERLCISSIESPQHLKGGMPVGNRSPLYAGASSKCLLAFSEDTFIEDILNSIPLKPLTENTITDRARLKEEIKSIRLRGYSVSLGERTPGLGSLSVPVFGPNGNILGALSLAIPEVRFRDIAHRNHCLRELLNAGETLSRNMGYGGRYPKEFSEEGQS
- a CDS encoding CaiB/BaiF CoA transferase family protein; this encodes MKGSDKPLKGIKVLDLSRVLAGPYCSMMLGDLGADVIKVEKPGEGDETRAWGPPNAGGESAYYLCVNRNKRSITVDMKTPEGQEIIRKLAERSDVVLENYKVGTLQRLGLGYEDLKKINPRLIYCSITGFGQYGPYKDRPGYDFIIQGMGGIMSITGEPDGPPMKVGVAIVDITAGLFACSSILAALYHRERTGRGQYIDIALLDSVVAWLANVGSNYLISGELPKRYGNAHPNIVPYEPFKTKDGTYIAVGVGNDRQWQVFCKIIGLEELAKDPRFATNPQRVVNRKELIPIIAGKMLEKTSEEWLRELEKNKIPCGPINTLDRVFSDPQVQARQMVVEVPHPTAGSIKLVASPMKFSDTPCTVDRYPPLLGEHTEEVLSELGYSAEEIARLRKKGVI
- a CDS encoding TRAP transporter permease, translating into MEKIIRRFSSILALIAALYSLYWVIHPHTPMARFHVLVLDITQVSRATHVFFLVLVGYLLSWEKGRTRITPGSALLFCLSLVPLYAFLQLRMPVFYKALALIYWAVAILPTVVPGIRRFCDIAAALLCVVPYLYQVLNFEELIERAMFPEHADLVMGIGLVYLVLGLVYRFTGSVLPILVLFFFAYNLHGRKFPGVFAHAPFPVDLLIGKLYCETEAGLFGIITGVSMKYLVYFTILGGIVAALQIGKILANISAIAVGKGPDGPARVTSVASIFMGMFSGSGAADTQFVSTIVRPMYERAGYDRLVAAGVAATAGTIAMVTPPILGSMAFIMVEILSIPYLWVCIMALGPMVMYLVAILAYNAFYVRKEGIKSVEVREDLNRSYLFRYSYIFVPIFVIIACIYLGYPVSAAVTSAIFLFIIFGYIDKTVRPKSFKVILNGLASGFEHLIPIGIAVVAANIIMTLMVITGLPSKFSQFLLQLSAQNLIIATVFAAIFTLIMGMGVPPTATYVISSSLTAPAIQQIAVANGVPSDAALLATHMFLMYYAILADVTPPVALSGYAAASVFGTHPLKTGVYAAKVALPKYIFGFSFILSYYGTALLAMPMVVHEGLSHSWLSILSRYALVAVAVVLMSAATVGYTRRTLSRIESVVLFLASLLVFYPDLITGAIGVIVGAWFFIKRSNPSEKEEYHEAGVS
- a CDS encoding acyl-CoA carboxylase subunit beta yields the protein MAKEWKELIAELEAEKERLRQGGGKELQEKEHAKGKLTARERINLLCDPGTFEEYDLFAKHIGRDYGLDKKELPADGVIIGFGKVNGRGCMLYVEDFTVVAGTFGERHGKKICKIIDMARTYGYPVVGINDSGGARVTEQMGALSQYGQLFYRHVQASGVVPQIALIMGPVAGGQAYSPALMDFIFMVDKTSSMFIAGPPLVEAVVYEKTDEQSLGGPDVHARITGVSDGTWKDDRECLEMTRRLLSYLPLNNKERPPYVEPDDSPDRTTEELENIIPTDQKKLYDMHRVIEVIFDRGSFFELKKEFAKNIIIGFARLNGHVVGVVANNPVKYNGALDYNAADKGSRFIRFCNAFNIPLINLQDVPGFLIGTKSEHNAIIRHGAKMLYAYGEATVPKITCVLRKAYAGGYLAMCSKDLGADVVYALPTAEICLMGPQGAVNILFRKEIAAAENPEEVRAKREAEFMEKYVNPTYAAGLQHIDDIITPAEVRARLIRALEMTLNKVEKSPDRKHGITPV